The proteins below come from a single Bacillota bacterium genomic window:
- the cbiD gene encoding cobalt-precorrin-5B (C(1))-methyltransferase CbiD, translating to MAKETLKPVAPLKAQLLRRGHTTGTCAAAAARGAALWLVHGRCPDQVTIRLPAGDEVVLPVQGFCRREVAARCYVVKDAGDDPDVTDGAAIHACVEYTATSGVSLDGGDGVGRVTLPGLAIPVGEAAINPVPRTMISAALADLVPEGAGWKVTISVPRGAELARRTFNGRLGIAGGISILGTTGYVEPRSLEALRRSLPPLLDIVRAAGYRTVCLVPGNIGHRAARRLQPPPAEAQIVEIGDFLGFMLDEVHARRFAMVSLVGHAGKLAKVLNGHWQTHSTYAPAANAVVVELFADFGLSGAFVQELKTLPTVEAVQRAVIRSGHAHLPVMLAGRIRQLVRERLKGEVEVSVHLCDLDGNIVGEAR from the coding sequence GTGGCCAAGGAGACATTAAAACCGGTTGCCCCGTTGAAGGCGCAGCTCTTGCGACGCGGTCACACCACCGGGACCTGTGCTGCTGCAGCGGCCAGGGGGGCGGCCCTCTGGCTCGTGCACGGGCGTTGCCCGGATCAGGTTACCATCCGGCTTCCGGCTGGAGATGAGGTTGTCCTGCCGGTGCAGGGATTCTGCCGGAGGGAGGTGGCGGCTCGCTGCTATGTAGTCAAAGACGCGGGGGATGACCCGGACGTAACCGACGGTGCGGCCATCCACGCCTGCGTGGAATACACGGCCACTTCGGGGGTCAGCCTGGATGGGGGCGACGGTGTGGGCCGGGTTACTCTGCCGGGCTTGGCGATACCGGTGGGGGAGGCGGCAATCAACCCCGTGCCGCGGACAATGATCTCTGCGGCGCTGGCCGACTTGGTCCCCGAAGGGGCGGGTTGGAAGGTTACGATTTCGGTACCGCGCGGGGCGGAACTGGCCCGCCGCACTTTCAACGGGCGGTTGGGCATTGCCGGCGGGATCTCCATACTGGGGACCACCGGTTATGTCGAACCTCGCAGCCTGGAGGCGTTGCGCCGTTCCTTGCCGCCGCTCCTGGATATCGTCCGGGCGGCCGGTTACCGAACGGTGTGCCTGGTGCCGGGCAATATCGGGCACCGCGCGGCGCGCCGTTTGCAGCCGCCGCCCGCTGAGGCCCAGATAGTGGAGATTGGCGACTTTCTTGGGTTTATGCTGGACGAGGTGCACGCACGCCGTTTTGCCATGGTCAGCCTGGTGGGCCACGCGGGGAAGCTGGCCAAGGTTTTAAACGGGCATTGGCAGACACACAGCACCTATGCGCCGGCGGCGAACGCTGTCGTGGTAGAACTTTTTGCAGATTTCGGCCTGTCCGGGGCTTTTGTGCAGGAATTAAAGACGCTCCCGACCGTGGAGGCCGTTCAGCGGGCCGTTATCCGGAGCGGCCACGCCCATCTGCCCGTGATGCTGGCCGGGCGGATCAGGCAACTGGTGCGGGAGCGCCTGAAAGGGGAAGTGGAGGTGTCGGTTCATCTCTGTGACCTGGACGGAAATATCGTTGGTGAGGCCCGATGA
- a CDS encoding CbiX/SirB N-terminal domain-containing protein, translating into MLAIVLLGHGSRVAGAAREMDELAVRLREITGVSLVKVCFLSRLGPHLPETLEACVAEGATKIVVIPYFLHSGLHILVDIPEVLQRLAADHPRTRIVYGKHLGYDGVLAEILARRVEESLGFPDVREIEVPDRANYPVPPGQGEFVEVIPEEL; encoded by the coding sequence ATGCTGGCGATCGTCTTACTGGGTCACGGCAGCCGTGTGGCGGGAGCAGCCAGGGAAATGGACGAGCTGGCCGTGCGATTGCGTGAGATCACCGGGGTATCCCTGGTCAAAGTTTGTTTCCTGTCCCGGCTGGGGCCGCACCTGCCCGAGACTCTGGAGGCCTGTGTGGCGGAGGGTGCCACCAAGATAGTGGTGATTCCCTATTTTCTGCACTCCGGATTACACATCCTGGTGGATATCCCGGAGGTACTGCAAAGACTGGCGGCCGATCATCCCCGGACGCGGATCGTCTACGGAAAGCACCTCGGCTACGATGGCGTACTGGCCGAGATCCTGGCGCGACGCGTGGAGGAATCCTTGGGTTTCCCGGACGTTCGGGAGATCGAGGTGCCGGACCGGGCGAACTACCCGGTTCCGCCCGGCCAGGGGGAATTTGTGGAAGTGATCCCGGAAGAACTGTAG